From one Gracilibacillus salinarum genomic stretch:
- a CDS encoding site-specific integrase: protein MLDYLYQSVVDQRVKKNTWEKRLSALKRYLTVQQDIDFASEQKILRDVSYIRSLYDDIENKDLTRIKGKQRVEQEGLLQFIHTLPVREKAICLVNLVTASRPSEMVAMKLQDFDLEGNAVAIYIQKQKNWFEKRLNPITVKAVKDYQAAYRLKGDDYLVGRVYKNGKYESTQVSTEAYRKFLHRTIGLTAYNLRKTQVSSMHEKRADLLTITKQTGHSSTQTLAEHYLNVSDKTVDKFL, encoded by the coding sequence ATGCTTGATTATTTGTATCAATCGGTCGTGGATCAGCGCGTGAAAAAGAACACCTGGGAGAAACGCTTGTCCGCACTCAAGCGATACCTGACCGTTCAGCAGGACATTGATTTCGCGTCAGAACAAAAGATTTTGCGCGATGTTTCTTATATTCGTAGTTTGTATGACGACATCGAAAATAAAGACTTAACGCGTATTAAAGGCAAACAACGGGTAGAGCAGGAGGGCTTGCTGCAGTTTATCCATACCTTACCCGTCCGAGAAAAAGCCATTTGCCTGGTCAATCTCGTGACGGCCAGCAGGCCAAGCGAAATGGTTGCGATGAAGTTGCAAGATTTTGACTTAGAGGGAAATGCAGTGGCGATTTATATTCAAAAGCAAAAGAACTGGTTTGAAAAACGATTGAACCCGATCACGGTGAAAGCCGTCAAAGATTATCAAGCGGCATACCGTTTAAAAGGCGACGATTATTTGGTAGGGCGCGTCTATAAAAACGGAAAATACGAAAGCACGCAGGTCTCTACGGAAGCGTACCGGAAGTTCTTGCACCGTACGATTGGGCTTACGGCGTATAATTTAAGAAAAACCCAGGTGTCGTCGATGCATGAAAAAAGGGCTGACTTGCTCACGATCACGAAGCAAACGGGGCACAGTTCCACACAAACACTTGCGGAACATTATTTAAACGTGTCCGATAAAACCGTAGATAAATTTTTGTGA
- a CDS encoding amidohydrolase/deacetylase family metallohydrolase: MNERYVLRNVKRVSGEMVDIVIKGGKIAEITEAGNGEGTIIECSGAYVSSGWIDLHVHAFPEFDPYGDEADEIGVKQGVTTIVDAGSCGADRFAELVESRDRSKTNLYAFLNVSKIGLERVDELSKLEWLEKDKAVQTVNKYHDVIVGLKVRMSKSVVGDNGIKPLRVAREIAKQTSLPLMVHIGSGPPNVEEVIPLLEKRDVITHYLNGKENNLFDRDGKPLQVLIDAIERGVHLDVGHGTSSYSFKVAEDAKKYNIRFDTISTDIYRGNRINGPVYSMGNVLSKFLHLGYSLENVIASVTTHAAKWLDKPELGRIKTDDLANLTIFDVKHGRVTLEDSVGYRCVADRKIEAKGVVVNGEYIEC; the protein is encoded by the coding sequence ATGAATGAACGGTATGTGTTACGCAATGTAAAGCGTGTGAGTGGAGAAATGGTCGATATTGTGATCAAAGGAGGGAAAATTGCAGAAATAACCGAGGCAGGAAATGGTGAAGGAACTATAATAGAATGTTCAGGTGCTTATGTATCCAGTGGCTGGATCGACTTGCACGTTCATGCATTTCCTGAATTTGATCCGTATGGTGATGAAGCTGATGAAATAGGAGTCAAGCAAGGTGTGACAACAATCGTCGATGCTGGAAGCTGCGGAGCGGATCGTTTTGCAGAGCTTGTTGAAAGTAGAGATCGGTCAAAAACAAACCTGTACGCATTTTTGAATGTGTCTAAAATTGGCTTGGAAAGAGTGGATGAATTATCTAAATTAGAATGGCTAGAAAAAGACAAGGCTGTCCAAACAGTGAATAAATATCATGACGTCATTGTTGGATTAAAGGTGCGAATGAGTAAAAGCGTCGTTGGTGACAATGGGATTAAGCCGTTACGAGTTGCGAGAGAAATTGCTAAGCAAACTTCTCTTCCGTTAATGGTACACATTGGATCTGGACCACCTAATGTCGAAGAAGTTATACCTCTGTTAGAGAAAAGAGATGTTATTACACATTATCTTAATGGAAAAGAGAATAACCTTTTTGATAGGGATGGTAAGCCACTTCAAGTGTTAATAGACGCTATTGAACGTGGTGTCCATTTAGATGTTGGCCATGGTACTTCAAGCTATTCATTTAAAGTAGCAGAAGATGCGAAAAAATATAATATTAGGTTTGATACCATCAGCACAGATATATACCGTGGAAATCGGATAAACGGGCCAGTTTATAGTATGGGGAATGTGCTTTCAAAATTCCTCCATTTGGGATATTCATTGGAGAACGTTATTGCCTCAGTTACAACACATGCAGCGAAATGGCTTGATAAACCGGAGCTTGGTCGAATAAAAACGGATGATCTTGCCAACTTAACGATTTTTGACGTTAAACATGGTAGAGTGACACTCGAAGACTCCGTTGGGTACAGGTGTGTAGCCGATAGAAAAATAGAAGCAAAAGGAGTGGTAGTTAATGGGGAGTACATTGAATGCTAG
- a CDS encoding DgaE family pyridoxal phosphate-dependent ammonia lyase, whose protein sequence is MGSTLNARYGLKRVINASGRMSILGVSAPTDTVMDAMKQGGQNYVEIADLVDKSGDYVARLLGSEAAVIVNSASSGIALSVAALVTQGNQRKSERLHQEDIAKNEIIMLKGHNVQYGAPVETMIYLGGGNLVEAGYANEGKAHHIEDAISENTAAIFYVKSHHAVQKNMISVEEAWEVAQRNGVPLIVDAAAEEDIQKYVNYSDLAIYSGSKAIEGPTSGIVGGKRKYIEWVKVQFHCIGRSMKVGKETTFGLLQALDEYGAKENNSEDQKATLDALLHLNERNGIHIKIVQDEAGRAIFRARIQIDPIEAGTTAQDVVTALREGEVAIYTRDYGVRQGYFDIDPRPLQRDDIHVIATRIQEIVGEE, encoded by the coding sequence ATGGGGAGTACATTGAATGCTAGATATGGACTTAAACGCGTCATTAATGCTAGTGGGCGTATGAGCATCCTTGGGGTATCAGCTCCAACTGACACCGTTATGGATGCGATGAAACAGGGGGGCCAAAATTATGTAGAAATTGCTGATTTGGTAGATAAATCAGGAGATTATGTTGCACGTTTACTAGGTTCGGAGGCAGCGGTGATTGTCAATTCGGCTTCAAGCGGTATTGCGCTATCGGTTGCGGCACTAGTAACACAAGGAAATCAGCGTAAAAGTGAACGTCTGCATCAAGAAGATATCGCAAAGAATGAAATTATCATGCTAAAAGGTCACAACGTCCAATATGGGGCACCTGTTGAAACAATGATCTATCTAGGTGGTGGAAACCTGGTTGAAGCAGGGTATGCCAATGAAGGCAAAGCACATCATATCGAAGATGCTATTAGTGAAAATACAGCAGCAATTTTTTATGTGAAATCACATCATGCCGTTCAAAAAAATATGATCTCTGTAGAAGAAGCTTGGGAGGTTGCACAACGTAATGGTGTTCCGCTAATTGTTGATGCTGCAGCAGAAGAAGACATTCAAAAGTATGTGAATTACTCAGATCTTGCCATCTATAGTGGTTCAAAGGCAATTGAGGGGCCCACGTCCGGTATCGTAGGGGGAAAACGAAAGTATATTGAATGGGTCAAAGTACAATTCCATTGTATTGGGAGAAGTATGAAGGTTGGAAAAGAAACGACTTTTGGATTACTTCAAGCACTTGACGAATATGGAGCCAAAGAGAATAACAGTGAAGACCAAAAAGCAACACTAGATGCGTTATTGCATTTAAATGAACGGAATGGTATTCATATCAAAATTGTTCAGGATGAGGCTGGACGAGCAATCTTCCGGGCGCGTATTCAAATCGATCCAATAGAAGCTGGAACAACAGCTCAAGATGTTGTGACAGCCCTGCGCGAGGGGGAAGTTGCCATATACACACGTGATTATGGTGTAAGGCAAGGCTATTTCGATATCGACCCGCGACCTTTGCAGCGTGATGATATTCATGTCATTGCAACAAGAATTCAAGAAATAGTAGGAGAAGAATAA
- the dagF gene encoding 2-dehydro-3-deoxy-phosphogluconate aldolase codes for MKNITDRFYKNRVALNVLANSVENAKEVFKAAEGHVLVGVLSKNYATVEEAVVAMKEYGAVIEEAVSIGLGAGDNRQAAVVAEIASYYAGSHINQVFPSVGATRANLNERTGWINSLVSPTGRTGYVNISTGPISAAHSEHAIVPIKTAIALVRDMGGDALKYFPMKGLSYEDEYRAVAKACGEEGFALEPTGGISKDNFEAILRISLEANVPKVIPHVYSSIIDKETGKTNSEDVRDLLQIIKKLVDYYG; via the coding sequence ATGAAAAACATTACAGATCGTTTTTACAAAAACCGTGTGGCACTTAATGTTTTAGCAAATAGTGTAGAAAATGCCAAAGAAGTATTTAAAGCGGCAGAAGGTCATGTTTTGGTCGGTGTTCTTTCAAAAAACTACGCAACTGTAGAAGAAGCTGTGGTAGCTATGAAAGAATATGGCGCAGTAATTGAGGAAGCGGTTTCTATAGGACTTGGAGCTGGAGACAATCGGCAGGCTGCAGTAGTAGCAGAGATTGCCAGTTATTATGCTGGAAGTCACATTAACCAAGTGTTTCCATCTGTAGGTGCAACACGTGCAAACCTTAACGAAAGAACAGGGTGGATTAATAGTTTGGTATCGCCGACAGGACGTACAGGGTATGTCAATATCTCAACAGGACCAATTAGTGCTGCTCATAGTGAGCATGCAATTGTACCAATTAAAACAGCAATCGCACTTGTACGTGATATGGGGGGAGATGCTTTAAAGTACTTCCCAATGAAAGGGCTATCGTATGAAGATGAGTACCGTGCCGTTGCTAAAGCGTGTGGGGAAGAAGGATTTGCCTTAGAACCAACAGGTGGAATTAGCAAAGATAACTTTGAAGCCATCTTACGTATTTCTTTAGAAGCTAATGTACCAAAAGTTATTCCTCACGTATATTCATCTATTATCGATAAGGAGACTGGCAAAACAAACTCCGAGGATGTACGTGATTTACTTCAAATCATAAAGAAACTTGTTGATTACTATGGTTAA